The DNA window CCGCCTTCACCGAGGACGACCTGGCCTCGCGGCCGAGCTGGGCTCCCGCGCGGCGCTCTGCCTGGACAACGCCCGCCTGTACAGCCGCGTCCAGGACATCGCGCTCACGCTCCAGCGCGCCCTGCTGCCCAGCGCGACGGCGACCAGCCCGTACGTGCGGATGGCGCACCGGTACGTGCCGGGCAGTCGGATCACCGAGGTCGGCGGCGACTGGTACGACGTCGTCGCGCTGCCCGGCGAGCGGGTCGCGCTGGTGGTCGGCGACGTGATGGGGCACGGGGTGCCGGCGGCCGCCGCGATGGGCCGGCTGCGGATCACGGCCAAGGCCCTGGCCCGGCACGACCGGGCGCCGGACGACCTGATGGGCGACCTGGACGCGTGCGCCCAGGAGCCGGCATCGAACTGGCGACGTGCCTGTACCTGGTGTACGACCCGACGACCGGGCGCGCCCGGATCGCCAGCGCGGGCCATCCGCGCCGCTGCTGCGGCACCCGGACGGCCGGGTCGAGGCGATCGGGACGTCCTCGGCGTGCCGCTGGGTGTCGGTGGCTTCGCGTATCTGACGACGGAGCGGGTACTTCGGACGGCGCCACCCTCGCCCTCTACACGGACGGCCTCGTCGAGGCCCGCGGCCGGGACATCGAGACGGGCTGGCGGGCCCTGCGGGAGGAACTCGCGTCGGCGACGGGTCCGTTGGAGGCGGCGGCGACCGCATCCTCGGGAACCTGCTGCCGGACCCGCCGACCGACGACACGGTCCTGCTCCTGGCGCGCGTGCACCGCACGCCCGGCCCGCAGGTGTGATGCGTCTGTCCTACCCCCGGTGTAGCGAGCAGGACGCCCGTGCCGTCCTGGAGGGGCGGGTCGTCGTGGGGCCGGACGATCATTCGCTGGGTGGCGACGGCGGCGCGGATCAGGCCGCGTCGGCGTCCTCCTCCCAAAGTAGTCGACGCCGAAGGCCCTCAGGTCGTGGCCGGACAGGGCGAGCCGGTCGGTTCGGAGCCACCCAGAGGCGCCCCGGGCGCGCGGAGCTGGGTTAGAACGTCGTGAGACAGTTCGGTCCCTATCCGCTGTGCGCGTAGGAATATTGAGAAGGGCTGTCCCTAGTACGAGAGGACCGGGACGGACGAACCTCTGGTGTGCCAGTTGTTCTGCCAAGGGCATGGCTGGTTGGCTACGTTCGGGAGGGATAACCGCTGAAAGCATCTAAGCGGGAAGCCTGCTTCGAGATGAGTATTCCCACCTCCTTGAGAGGGTAAGGCTCCCAGTAGACGACTGGGTTGATAGGCCGGATATGGAAGCCCAGTAATGGGTGGAGTTGACCGGTACTAATAGGCCGAGGGCTTGTCCTCAGTTGCTCGCGTCCACTGTGTTAGTTCTGAAGTAACGAACTCCCTTGCCGGTTGAGTTGTTATCTTCATAGTGTTTCGGTGGTCATAGCGTTAGGGAAACGCCCGGTTACATTCCGAACCCGGAAGCTAAGCCTTTCAGCGCCGATGGTACTGCAGGGGGGACCCTGTGGGAGAGTAGGACGCCGCCGAACAATTATTAGCCTCAACCCTGGTCTTCATGGCCGGGGGTTGAGGCTTTTTTGCGTTCCAGGGAGAAATGAAGACCCACCCTGCCGCCCTCCACGGCAGGAAACGGGTCCGTCAGAGGCGGCCTGCGGCCTTCAGAGCGAGATAGGCGTCGGCGAGGGCTGGCGCCAGTTCTTCGGGGATTGCGTCGACAACCGTGACGCCATGGCGCTGAAGCTGTTCCGACACCTGGCGGCGCTGGGCCTGGGCCTGCGTGCCGGCAGCCGCCTCGTACACCGCCTGGGCGCTGCCACGTGCCTTGGTCATCTGCTCCGCGTGCGGGTCCGCGACGGAAGCCAGGAGCACCGTGTGCCGCTGCGTGAGCTGGGGCAGGACCGGCAGCAGCCCCTCCTCGATGGGCGCGGCCTCCAGTCCACTGAGCAGGACGATCAGCGAACGGCGTGGCGCGCCGGCCAGAGCGGCCGCGCTCAGACCGCGAGCGTCCGTTTCGACGAGCTCCGGTTCGAGTGTGGCGAGGGCATTGACCATCGCGGGCAGGACGTCTCCGGCGGCTCGGCCCTGGACGCGAGCTCGAATACGCCGGTCGTAGGCCAACAGATCCACTCGGTCTCCCGCGCGCGTGGCGAGTGCGGTGAGCAGCAGCGCGGCGTCCAGGGCCGCGTCGAGGCGCGGAACGTCGCCCACGCGGCCCGCAGAGGTGCGGCCGGTGTCCAGGACGATCAGGATGTGGCGGTCGCGCTCCGGGCGCCATGTTCGGACGGCCACGGAGGAGTGGCGAGCGGTTGCGCGCCAGTCGATGGACCGGGTGTCGTCACCGGGGACGTACTCGCGGAGGCTGTCGAACTCCGTGCCCTGGCCGCGGGTGAGGACGCTGGTGCGGCCGTCCAGTTCGCGCAGGCGGGCCAGCCTCGACGGCAGGTGCTTGCGGCTGGTGAAGGGCGGCAGCACCCGGACGGTCCAGGGGACCCGGTGGCTGCCTTGGCGGGCCGCGAGGCCGAGCGGGCCGAAGGAGCGGACCGTGATGCGTTCCGCCGGCCGGTCCCCGCGGCGGGTCGGGCGGAGGACCGTGGTGACCCGGCGGCGTTCGCCCGCCGGTACGTCGATCTTGTGCCGGGAGGCTCCCTGTTCCGCGCCGGACGGCCAGCTGCTCGGCGGCCAGGCGTCGCGGATCTGGGCGCGCAGGCGGCGGCGGGATCGGTTCGTCACCGTGAGCTGGACCTGTGCGCTGTCACCGAGTCGAACAGTCGTGTCACCACTTCGGGCGAACTGGAGGGTTCGCACTGGCGCCGCGAGAGCGTAGTCGCACAGAATAGCGAGTGACAGGGGTGCGTTGATCGCGAGCATCCCCGTCCAGCTGGGAGCGAGGATGCCGACGGGCAGCGAGCCGATCGCGGCCAGGAGCGCGGTTCGTCCGGTGAGGGCCATGAGTCACTGCCTCAGTGAGGGCGCGGGGACGTGGGCCAGGATCGAGTTGATGACGGCGTCGGCCGTCACACCTTCCATCTCGGCCTCGGGGCGCAGCTGGATGCGGTGACGAAGAGTGGGCAGGGCCAGGGCTTTCACGTCGTCGGGGATGACGTAGTCGCGGCCGGTGAGCCAGGCCCAGGCGCGTGCGGTGGAGAGCAGCGCGGTGGCGCCTCGCGGGGAGACGCCGAGGGTGAGCGAGGGGGATTCACGAGTGGCACGGCAGATATCGACCACATAGCCGGCGATCTCTTCGGAGACCGACGTACCGGCGACGGCGCGGCGGGCGGCCTCGAGGTCCGCGGGGCCGGCGACGGGGCGTACGCCGGCGGCCTTCAGGTCGCGGGGGTTGAAGCCTTCCGCATGGCGGGTCAGCACGTT is part of the Streptomyces coeruleoprunus genome and encodes:
- a CDS encoding DUF58 domain-containing protein; amino-acid sequence: MALTGRTALLAAIGSLPVGILAPSWTGMLAINAPLSLAILCDYALAAPVRTLQFARSGDTTVRLGDSAQVQLTVTNRSRRRLRAQIRDAWPPSSWPSGAEQGASRHKIDVPAGERRRVTTVLRPTRRGDRPAERITVRSFGPLGLAARQGSHRVPWTVRVLPPFTSRKHLPSRLARLRELDGRTSVLTRGQGTEFDSLREYVPGDDTRSIDWRATARHSSVAVRTWRPERDRHILIVLDTGRTSAGRVGDVPRLDAALDAALLLTALATRAGDRVDLLAYDRRIRARVQGRAAGDVLPAMVNALATLEPELVETDARGLSAAALAGAPRRSLIVLLSGLEAAPIEEGLLPVLPQLTQRHTVLLASVADPHAEQMTKARGSAQAVYEAAAGTQAQAQRRQVSEQLQRHGVTVVDAIPEELAPALADAYLALKAAGRL
- a CDS encoding SpoIIE family protein phosphatase, with translation MYDPTTGRARIASAGHPRRCCGTRTAGSRRSGRPRRAAGCRWLRVSDDGAGTSDGATLALYTDGLVEARGRDIETGWRALREELASATGPLEAAATASSGTCCRTRRPTTRSCSWRACTARPARRCDASVLPPV